In the genome of Streptomyces sp. Tu 3180, the window GCGCGCCGCCGCCCTGGCCGGGCGGGCCGCCGCCGCGTCCGACGCGGAGCTGCGCGCCCGCTGGGTCCACGAGCGCTTCGCCGCGGCCGGTTACCGGGGCCCCGCCGACTCCGTGCAGGCCGTCAAGGTCCTGCGCGAGGCGGCACCCGGCCTCAGCCTGCTCTCGGCCGTCCGGCTGACCAAGGACGCCGCGGCACACCGTCCGGACACGGGATCCGCGCCCTAGGACGGCCGCTCCGGACGGCACCGCGTCGAGGGCGCGTCCGCGGTGCGGCGGGGTGCGGGGCGCGCCTGAGGGGGACGTTGTCCGCCGCCGTCGTCCACGTGCGGGTCGGCGGCTGCGCCCGGCGGGCCCCGTCACCCCGTTCCGGCGTCCCGGAGCCGGCCGCCCACCACCGGTTTCCGATCCGGTCCCGGGCCCCTGGACGGGACACGGTCTTCACAGGGACCGGTGTTTCGAGCCCCCTCGGCGCCTGTCCGCCGACCGCGCATTCGTCCTGCCTGATCTGCGGAAGCGGTGACGTGACAAGCGGACCGGAGTGCGTGTCCTCCCCGGGGGAATCGGGTCCGCTGAACGGCCCGGACGCCGCGGACGAGTGATCGGGCGGACCGTCTCCCGGATGTCCGACTACCGCTGACCCGGTCCCGCTCGAGCGAATCCCGCAATTACCCGGCATTTCTCGCCCGGCCGTTGACCTGTACCGCTACAAGCGACTCCTGCGCCTCCCCTTGGGGGACACGCTATTACCGGAAAGTAGCTTCTCCGGGCGGACTCCGCCTTCAGTGCGAACACGCAGCCGGAGCGGGCCGGCGGCCGGATCGCACCCGGCGCACCGGCGGGCACCCGGCGGCGACGCGGCCGCGTCGGCGGTGGCCGGATCCCTCCGCCGGCCCGGGGGCCGTGACACCGCCACGCGCCCGCCCACCCGGAGCGTCGCCGTACGGACCTCCCCTCCCGCACTCCCGACGTCCGCACGCCGCTGGCCGGTTCGGCACCGGCGCGGGGCGCAGCCGCGCCCCGGAACGCCGGGCCGGTCCCGAGGCGAATGACAGTAAGTGGACAGTGACACACCGTGCGTGCGACTGGCTGTCACCGCCCGGATGCGATACGTGCCCGATCCGGTGCTTGGTTCCGTGACGGTCGACAGAATTGCTGCAACTTAATGACAGCCCGGCCGGAGGTTTCGGGCGCAATGCCTGGCGGGGCCCCGCAGGGGCGAGACTTTACCTGGACTATGCCAACGCCCCCACGTTGACTGGCTCGCGGCCAGCCCATAATGTCTGAGCTTCGGAGCCGAGCGGACTTGGCCCCTCCGGAGCCCTGACCGCCGCGTCGTGAACCGTTTTCCCATGGTGGGTGAATTGACGATGAATGGACGGTTTTTCGGTTAAGTTTCAACAGCCGCGGGTCACAGCCCTCATTTAAACAGGAATACGGTTCCTGCTGCCGATTCTGGTAATTCAGTCCTCGGCCAGGACGAGGATGTATCGCTGAGCATTACGGGGAATGATCGGTGTAATGAATACTTCCACGTTGAAAACCCATGGTGAAGGCCTTGTGCCGGTCGTGATCGGGGCACCTTCACCGGGCGGGCCGACCGGCGACACCGTCGACAGCGCCGAAGGCATCAACAGGATGGAAAGCGCACTGCTCCAGGCACGTGCGCTGATCGAATCGACGATGTCGCTGCACCGGACCAGGCCGGTACGTGAATCCCTCGTCCTGCGCGCCGACGACGCCGACATCGGCAGCACGGTCGCCCGGCTCGTCGGACGGGCCCGCCACTCCGTCTCCGTATCGCTGTCCACCGGCGAGAACGTGTCCGCCGTGTTCGAGGCGCTCGCCGCCCACGCCACGCCTTCCAAGGGCCGGACGGCGCGCGGCGGAACGGGCGCCGGGGGCGGCCCGGTCATCCGGCTGCTGTGCACGCCGCAGGCGGTGAACGACTGCCGGCCGAGCGCCGAGGACTTCCGGGACACGCGGTGCGAGATCCGGGTCGACGAGGGCGAGCTGCGCGGCATGCTGATCGTCGACAGCCGGGTCGCCCTGATGCCGGCCTCCCCCGGGAAGCCGGGTCCCGCCGCGATCATCAAGGACACGGCGTCGGCGCGCGTACTGGACCTGCTGTTCGCCGGATCGTGGGCCAACGCCCGCTCGCTCGCCGAGTACGAGCGCACGAGCGCGCGGATGCGGACCGAGTCGGTGCGACGCATCCTGGAGCAGCTGTGCGAGGGCCGTACCGACGAGGTGGCGGCCCGCGAACTCCAGGTGTCCCTGCGCACCTACCGGCGTCACGTCGCGGAGATCATGCAGGCGCTGGGAGCCAGCTCCCGCTTCCAGGCCGGGGTCAGGGCCGTGGAGATGGCGCTGCTCCCGCAGCGCACCTGCGCCTCCGGCAGAGCCCCCCACGGGGGGTCGCGCCACCATGGCTGACCACCATCCCGCCGACCGGCCGCGGTACGCCGCGAAGGACCCGCGCGACCGGGCCGAGGACACCGGACCACCCGACGAGTGCCCCGCGGACGACCTGGAGCAGACGCTCATGGAGGTCAGCCGGCTGATCGAGGCCACCGTCGCCAAGCACCGCGACCGTGTCGTGCGCGACTCGCTGATCACCAACGTCGCCGCCTGCGGGGGCGAGGTGACGGAGGCCGCCCTCCGGCTCGTCGCCGAGGCCGAGCGCACCATCGACATCGTGCTGGCCGACTCGGAGCACGTCGAGGCGATCAACTCCGTGTACTGGGAGCTGGAGAGCTGCCGGAAGGACGTCCGGCTGCGGCTCCTGTGCACCCAGGCGATGCTCGACGACGGCGTGGTCCAGCCGCACATGCTGAAGAGCCTGCGGTACGAGGTGCGGGTGGCCAGGGTGCCCATGCTCCAGATGATGCTCGTCGACGGGGCGGCCGCGCTGGTGACCTCGCAGGCGGTCGTCGGACGGCAGGCCTCGGTGATCCGCGCCAGCACCGTGATCGGCACGCTGGGCACCCTCTTCGACGGACTCTGGCGCCACGCGGTCCCGGTCGAGGAGCGGATCGACTTCGGCGACCGCGACCGCGCCGACGTGGCCCGGCAGATCCTGGTCCGCCTCCAGGGCGGCATCACCGACGAGGTCGCCGCGCGCGAGCTCTCCGTCTCGGTGCGCACCTACCGCCGCTACGTCGCGGAGATCATGGCGCTCCTCGGGGCGAGCTCGCGCTTCCAGGCGGGCGTCCGGGCGGCCGAGCTGGGGCTGCTGCCCAAGGGCCGCAAGGGCTCCGGACAGCCGCCGGCCGGACCGGCCAAGGACGCGTCCGGACCGCAGTCCCCGCGGAGCGCGCGGCGGCCGGACGCGCCGGCCCGGCCGACGGCGCGGGACGCCCGCGACGCGGGCGGCACGACTCCCCGCGACGGCCGGTCCGGCACTGGCAGCTTCCTGTAGCCGTCGTTGCCCCCGCGCGCCGGGGCCGGTTAGACAGGGACGACACGAACGGCCTCCGCCCCCGGCGGACGGCCGGACGCCCCTGACCCGAGAACTCCGGCGGCCTGCGCTTCCCCTGCGTCGCCGGTGATCCGGTGCGCCGCGGGCCACGGGGACCCCCGCTCCTGGCCCGTGACGCACCGATGGGCGGGGGCCTGTCACCCGAGACCCGGCCCGGCCGGGTACAGGCCCCCGTTTCCGTCCAGCGCCCCGTGGAAGGTGTGGAGAGGTGACCCCGACGCCGATCGGTCTGATATTCCCCGGACAGGGAACGCAACGCCAAGGCATGGGCGAACCCTGGCGGGACACCGCCGCGTGGAGCCTGGCCGGCGAGGTCTCCCGGCACTGCGGCGAGGACGTCGAGGAACTGCTGCTGCGGACCCCGGCCGACGTGCTGCGCCGCACCGACCTGGCCCAGCTCTCGGTCTTCACGGTGGCCCTGATGGCCCACGCGGAGGCGGCGCGGTGCGGGGCGCTGGAGGGCGCCGTGGCGTGCGCCGGGCACAGCCTGGGCGAGTACGCGGCGCTGACGGCGGCCGGGGTGCTCACGCTGCCCGACGCCGTCGCCCTGGTGAGGGACCGGGGGCAGGCCATGCTGGACGCCGAGCGGCTGCGGCCGGGCACGATGGGCGTGCTCGTCGGGGCCGGGCTCCCGCAGGCCGAGGCGCTGGCCGCCGAGGTGCGGGCCGAAGGACTCGACGTGTGGGTGGCCAACGCCAACGCTCCCGGCCAGACCGGGCTCTCCGGCTCGGAGGACGGCATCGCGAGGGCGGCGGACAGGGCTCCGGGCGTGGGGGCCAAGCTCATCCGCCTCTCCGTGGGCGGCGCCTTCCACAGCCCCTTCATGGCGCCCGCGGCCGAGCGCCTGGCCCGGACCCTGCGGGACGTGCGGTTCGCCCCGGGACACCTCCCGGTGGTCGCCAACGTGGACGCGCAGCCGTACACCGGCGGCGGCCACTGGCCGGACCTGGCCGTGCGCCAGATGGTCTCCCCCGTGCGCTGGGAGGAGAGCGTACGGACCCTGACCGGACGGCTCGGCTGCCGGCGGCTCGTCGAGCTGGGCCCGGGGCGCGTGCTGACGAACCTGATCCGCCGGATCGACCCCGGCGTCGAGGTGAGCGCCGTGGACGGACCCGGCGCCCTGAGGGACCTCGCCGCCGCGTGATCCCCGGCGCCCCGGAGGGCCTCGCCTCCGTGCGCCCCCTCCGGCGCCCTGGAGGTCTCGCCTCCGTGCGACCTCCGGCGCCCTGAACGCCCCGCCGCCGTACGGCCTCCGGTGCCCCGGAGGTCTCGCCGCCGTACGGCCCCCGCCGTCCTGCCGAACTCCCCGACACGAGAAGCCCGGTGCCATGAACCCCCTGAAGCACACCTCCCGGAGCGACGCGACGTGGTTCCGGCGCCACCCCCCGTCCGCCCCGACCCGGACGCGGCTGCTCTGCCTGCCGTACGCGGGCGGCTCGGCGAGTTTCTTCCACTCCTGGGGCCACGCCTTCGGCGACGACGTCGAGGTGCTGGCGGCCCGCTACCCGGGGCGCCAGGAGCGGATCGCCGAGCCCTGCCTCGAGAGCATGGAGGAGATGGCCGACGCGGTGACCGCCGCCGTCCTGCCCCTCCTCGACAAGCCGTTGGCACTCTTCGGCCACAGCATGGGGGCCTCGCTCGCCTACGAGGTGGCGGTCCGCCTGGAGCGCAGGCACGGCTTCTGCCCGAGCCTGCTGCTCGTCTCCGCCCAGCGGCCTCCCCACGGACAGCGGCCGCGCACCGCGCACCTGGACGGCGAGGAGTCCGTCCTCGCCGAGGTCCGCAGGCTGGGCGGCACCGACGCCGAGCTGCTGGACGACCCCGACCTGCGGGACCTGGTGATGCCCGCGCTCCGGGCCGACTTCGCCGTCGTCGGGCGGTACGCCGAGAACGGCCCCCGGCCGGCCGTGCCCGTGCGCTGCCCCGTCGTCGGCTACGTCGGGGACCGCGACCCCAACGTCACCGTGGACGAGGTCGCCGCCTGGGCCGACGTCGCCCCCAAGGGCTTCGATCTGAAGGTCCTGCGGGGCGACCACTTCTACCTGGTGCCGCGGCGGGACGAACTCGTCGCCGACGTGGCGTCCCGTCTGCGCTGACGCCCGCCCGTACGGCCGGGCCCCGCCCGCCCGTACCCGCTGCCCGCAGGAACTCCCGACCTCGCTTGGCAGCTTTGTGCAATGCGCCTTGCCGCGTGGGACAGCGGTGGCTTAAAAATCGTCGGGAACTCAATGAAATTGCCCGCGGGGGCAATTCGTGAAAGGGGTGGCAGCATGCCCGCTGCAACGCGTGAAGAGCGTCTTTCCGTCATCCAGGAAATCGTCTGCGACATTCTCGAGATCGAAGAGGAAGAGGTCACGGAGACCAGCCTCTTCAAGGAGGAGCACAACGCCGACTCGCTTCGCGCGATCGAGATCCTCGCGGCGCTGGAGAAGGAATTCGGCGTGGTGATCAACCAGTCCGAACTGCCGCGGATGGTCAACCTCAAGGGCGTGTACGAGGTCGTATCGGAGCCTGCCGGCTGGTAAGCCGCCCGCGACGCCCCCGGGCGGCGCGCGCGTAGGTCGGACGTGGACAGGGAGGTAGGCATGTCGGCAGTGCACGACGCCGGTCCGGAGGCGACGGGACGGCACCGGGTGGTCCTCACGGGACTCGGAGTGGTCTCCAGCATCGGGCTGGGGGTGGAGGAGTTTCTCGCGGGACTGAAGGAGGGCCGCAGCGGGGCCCGGCCCATCACGGTGTTCGACACCGAGGGGTTCGCCCACGCCAACGGCTGCGAGGTCGTCGAGTTCGAGCCGCTGGACTGGATCCGCACGCTGGAGACGGAACAGCTCGGCAGGGCGGCCCAGTTCTCCGCCGCCGCGGCCCGGATGGCCCTGGAGGACGCCGGCCTCGCCGCTGCCGATCTGCGCGGCCGGCGGGGTCTGATCTCCATCGGCACCACCGACGGCGAGTCCTACGACCTCGACCAGCTGGTCGAGGCCGAACTCGCGGACGGGCCCGGGGCGTTCGACGCGACGGCGGCCCGGCGGATCCCCGCCGGACGCCTCTCGGTCGCCGTCGCCCAGGAGCTCGAACTGGCCGACGTCGAAGCCGTCACGGTTCCGACCGCCTGCGCCGCCGGCAACTACGCCATCGGCTACGGCTTCGACGCGGTGCGCTCCGGCGAGGCGGACTACGCGTTCTGCGGCGGCGCGGACGCCATGTGCCGCAAGACCTTCACCGGCTTCTACCGGCTGGGGACCATAGCGCCGGAGCACTGCCGGCCGTTCGACGCCGACCGCAAGGGCATCCTGACCGGCGAGGGTGCCGGGGTGCTCGTCCTGGAACGGCTGGAGTCGGCCCTGGAACGCGGCGCCACCATCTACGCCGAGGTGCTCGGCTACGGACTCAACTGCGACGCCCACCACCAGGTGGCGCCCAACCGGGCGAGCGTGGCGCGCTGCATGGAACTGGCCCTGGACAACGCGGGCGTGAAACCGGCCGAGGTGGACCTGATCTCCGCCCACGGGACGGGGACCAAGGCCAACGACATCACCGAGGCGGGCGCGATCCGCGAGGTGTTCGGCACCCCGCCGCGCACCGTGTCCATGAAGTCGATGCTCGGCCACAGCATGGGCGCGGCCAGCGCCCTGGGCGCCATCGGCTGCGCGCTGGCCATCGCGAACCGCTTCATCCCGCCGACCATCAACCACGTCACGACGGATCCCGAGTGCGACGTCGACTGCGTGCCGAACCGGGCCGTCGAGGCCGACCTCAGGGTCGTCCAGAACAACGGTCTGGCGTTCGGCGGCAACAACGCGGTGGTCCTCCTCGGCCGGTACGACCACGAGGAGGAAGCATGCTGAGCCGTCCGATCACCGGCATGGGCGCCGTCGCCAGCACCGGAAGAGGCGTCGGAACGCTCTTCGAGAACCTGTGCCGGGGCGTCACCGGCCGCGCCGAGCTGCGCGGGTTCGACCGCACCCGCTTCCGGGCGCAGCACGCCTACGAGGTGGACGACCGCCCCGCGCGGGGCGAGGACGTGCCCGCCCGCGCCACCGCGCTGCTCGTCGAGGCGATCGCCCAGGCGGCGGCCGACGCGGGCCTGGGCGAGGACCTCTCCGGCACACCGGTGCTCATCGGGACGGGGCTGCGCGAGCTGCGCTCCCTGGAGCTCTGGTGGCGCGGGGACACCGACCTGGACGACACCGGCCTGCACTTCGGCACCGCGCTGCGCGAGCGGTTCGGCGCCGACGTGACGCACACCTTCTCCAACGCCTGCTCCGCCTCGCTGTACGCGCTGGCGCTCGGCTCGGACCTGCTGGCCCAGGAGGGCGACGACGCCCCGGACACGGTGATCGTCGCCGGCGTGGACGTGCTCACCGAGAGCATGTACGGACTGCTGGAGCGGGTCCACCCGACCCCGCCGGACCGGGTGCGGCCCTTCGACCGGGACCGCACCGGCGTCCTCATGGGCGACGGCGCCGCCGCCGTCGTGCTCAGCCGGGAGACCGGAGGCCGGCGGGCGCACGCCCTGCTGCGCGGCGTCGCCGTCAACTGCGACGCCTTCCACGTCACCGCGCCCTCCCCGGAGGGCATCGCGAAGGCCATGCGCAGCGCGTACGACATGGCGGGCGTCAAGCCGAAGGACATCGACCTGGTGATGCTGCACGGCACCGGGACCCTGCTCAACGACGAGGCCGAGGCGGCGGCGATGGCCGACGCGCTGGGCGACGCGGCGAGCGGCCCGCTGATGACGGCGATCAAGTCGATGACCGGCCACACGTCCGGCGCGTCCGGGCTGATGGGCCTGGTCGTGGGCGTCACCGCCCTCAAGGAGGGGCGCGTGCCGCCCACCGTCGGTCTGCAACGGCCGGTCGAGGAGGCCGCGGGCTTCCGCTTCGTGACCGGCGACGCCGCGTCCGCGTCGATGAACGTGGCGCAGTTCAACGCGTTCGGATTCGGCGGCATCAACGCCGTCGCCATCGTGGAGGCCACCCCGTGAGCGTCGTCGTCAGCGGCGTGTCCGTCCTGATCCCCGGGGCCGACTCCGCCAAGGCACTGGCCGCCGGCCCCGAGCCCGGCGCCGCACCCGTCGAGCCGGCCGCCCTGGTGGGCAGGAAGGGCCTGCGCTACAAGGACCGGGCCACGCAGCTCGGCTACTGCCTGACCTCCGCGGCCCTGGCCGACGCCGGACTCCTCGGCGAGGACGGCACGGTGACCTCCGGGGACGTCGGCGTGGTCGTCAGCTCCAACTACGGCAACCTGGACACCGTCGCCCGCGCCCTGGACACCCTGCGGGAGCACACCGTCACGGCGACCAGCCCGATGGACCTGCCGAACGCGTCGAGCAACGTCATCGCCTCCTCGGCCGCCATCCGCTACGGCCTGCGCGGCCCCAACCTGATGGTGTGCAACGGCGCGACCTCCGGCCTGGACGCGGTCAACTGGGCCGCCACCATGATCACGGCGGGCCGCGCGGACCGGGTGCTCGTCCTCGGCGTCGAACCGGACAACGAGGTCGTACGCCGGCTGCTCGGCGGCGGGCACGCCGTCGACGGCGGCGCCGCCGTCGTCCTGGAGGACGCGCGGGCGGCCCGTGCGCGGGGCGCGAGGATCCGCGCCGTGCTCGGCCGGTACGTCCGTGCGGCCGGTGTCGGGGCGGTCCTGGAGCGGCTGGCCGCCTCCGGCGTGCCGGAACCCGCATGGTGGCACCTTCCCGACGCGGCTCCCGGGGGCGTCGGCGCCGGCCTGCTGCCCGGGGTCGAGCGGACGGCCCTGCCCGAGGGGTTCGGCCGCGCCTCCGGCGCGCTCGGCCTGCTGCAGTGCGCGACGGCCGTCGGCATGTTCGACGAATGCGGCGAGGGGCCGGTGTTCGCGGTGTGCGGCACCGACGCCGACGACGCCTCGGCCGGACTCGTGCTGCTGGAGCCCCCGGCCGCGGAGATCCGCTGATGCCCGCGCCCGACGGCCCCGGCGCCGAGGCGGTCCGCCGGCGCACCGCCGGCACCGGCGGTCCCCGGCTGCTGCTGGTCCACGGACTGGCGGCGAACGACAGCGTGTGGGACCGCTGCGTCGGGCTGCTGCCCCGCGCGTACGAGGTGTGGTCGGCCCGGCTGCCCTGGAGCGCCGAGGGCGTGCCCGACTGGGGCGTCGACGGTGATCTCGTCGGCCCCCTGGCCCAGGTGCTGGCCGCGGTGCCCGGCGGACCGCAGATCGTGGTGGCGCACTCCATGTCGGCGGACGTCCTGCTGGACCTCGTCGACCGGGAGAGCCGGCAGGGCGGTGACGCCCTCGCCCGGCTCGGGATCCGCGCCCTGGTGCTGGTGTCGCCGTTCTACCGGCGCACCGTCGAGGAGTTCGACTGGGAGACCATCAGCCACTACCTCAACGACTTCCACCTGATCATGGAGGAGGGCCTGCGGGTCCACTCCGGCGACCGGCTTCCCGCCTCCCTGCGGGCGGCCATGGGGGAGCGGGTACGGGACCGGGTGGGCCCGTACGGCTGGCTGCGCTTCTTCGAGCTCTACCTGCGTACTCCGCAGCTCCAGACGGGCCGGGTCACCGTGCCCTGCCTGGTGCTGGGGGGCGAGAACGACTTCGCGGCACCGCCCGGCGAGAGCGTGACGCTGGCCGCCGCGCTGCCGGACGCCCGGGCGCTCGTCCTCCCCGGCTGCGGGCACTTCCCGATGATCGAGGAAGCGGAACGGTTCGCCTCCGAGACCGTCGCCTTCGTCAACTCCCTTGGGACCGGCGCTCCGCAGCGCGAGCCCGTCCCCGACACCGCTTTGGAGCACCGCCGATGACCATCGTCACGGAGACCGCCGTCAAGGCACTCCTCAACGAGACGACCTCCGTCCAGGTCCGCCCCCGCTACGAGGGCTCCAACATCTGCACCTGGATCGGTTTCAAGCACGTGAACTACATGGTCGAGGAGGCGGTCCTCGACCACTTCCGGCAGGCCGCCCTGCCGGCCCGGGGCCTGTACGAGGAGCACGGCCTCGGCCTCGACGTCGTCGGGATCGACACCCGGATCCTGCACGCCTTCCACATGGACGACGTCGCCACCGCCGAGGTCGTGCCGTCCACCAAGGACGCGGACGGCACGCTGGGCTTCAAGGTGACCGTGTCCGTGGAACGCGGCGGGGAGATCCTCAAGGCCGTCACCTCCAAGGTGCGCGTGTCCCTGCGGATCGACACCTACCTCGACTCCGCGGGCGAGGTGCCCGGGGAACTGGCCCGCTTCGCCGTGGACCGGCTCGGAGCCGACCTGGAGCCCGCGCCGCTCACCCCGTTCAGCTCCGAGGACGCGATCCTCGGGGAGCTGCTGGAGGGCAAGAACGCCTACGGGTGGAAGTGGAACATCCCCTACCCGTACTGCCACTTCACCGAGCGCCTCCAGATGTCCGGCTACCTGAGGCTGATGGAGGAGGGCAAGGACCGGTTCGTCGCCGACCGCGGCATCTCCATCAAGACGCTGCTGGACGACCGCCGGTGGATCCCCGTCGTGCCGCGCTCCGAGATCCGGATCCTCGACGAGGCGATGATGGAGGAGGACCTCTACACCACCTACGAGGTGGAGGACGTCTTCAAGGACTTCACCTACACCACCCGGATGAACTGGTACGTCGTCCGCGACGGCGGCCTCCTCAGGACCGCCACGGGCACCATCGTGCACGGCTACGCGGTCATCGACAACCGCCGCGACTGGCGGCTGGAGAACTTCGACCAGCACGTGCTGGACGCACTGGGCGGGACGACGCGGCAGCCGTGAACGACGCCTGGAGCGGGGGCCGCGGGGAGACGCCGCGGATCCTGCTGATCGAGAGCCACGGGCCGTGCGCCCCGGTGGACGCCGGCCTCCGGCGGGACGCCACGGCGCAGGCCCGGGCCGGGTATCCGGTGCTGATGTACCTGGTGGAGGACGGTTGCCTCCTCGCCCGGCCCGGGACCGACGAGGAACTGGACCGCTTCGAGGCGGCGGGCGGCCGGCTGGCCGTCGACCGCTTCTCCCTCGTGCAGCGGGGGATCGGACACCTCCCGCTGCGCCCCCGGGCGAAGGTCTCGGACATGGACGAACTGGCCGGCTGGATCACCGGTCCCGACGTGCGGGCGGTGTGGCACTGACATGGCACGCAGTGTTCCGCCCACCGACGTGCTGGTCACCCTCATGGGCTCGCCGCACGAGTCGGACCGCACCACCAGCGCGCTGCGCCTGGTCCAGGCGCTGCTGGAACAGGGCCGCGCCGTGCAGGTGTGGACCTGCGGGAACGCCACCCTGCTCACGCAGAACGCGCTGGGCGACGACAAGCCGCGCAACCTGGCGAACTGGAACGGGGAGTACCCGTCCACGGCGGCCCTGGTGAAGGACATGCTGGAGACGTTCCCCGGCCGGCTGTACTGGTACGGCTGCCGGTTCTGCAGCGACGACCGGGGCGCCGCGGACCACCTGCC includes:
- a CDS encoding helix-turn-helix transcriptional regulator, which encodes MESALLQARALIESTMSLHRTRPVRESLVLRADDADIGSTVARLVGRARHSVSVSLSTGENVSAVFEALAAHATPSKGRTARGGTGAGGGPVIRLLCTPQAVNDCRPSAEDFRDTRCEIRVDEGELRGMLIVDSRVALMPASPGKPGPAAIIKDTASARVLDLLFAGSWANARSLAEYERTSARMRTESVRRILEQLCEGRTDEVAARELQVSLRTYRRHVAEIMQALGASSRFQAGVRAVEMALLPQRTCASGRAPHGGSRHHG
- a CDS encoding transcriptional regulator, with product MADHHPADRPRYAAKDPRDRAEDTGPPDECPADDLEQTLMEVSRLIEATVAKHRDRVVRDSLITNVAACGGEVTEAALRLVAEAERTIDIVLADSEHVEAINSVYWELESCRKDVRLRLLCTQAMLDDGVVQPHMLKSLRYEVRVARVPMLQMMLVDGAAALVTSQAVVGRQASVIRASTVIGTLGTLFDGLWRHAVPVEERIDFGDRDRADVARQILVRLQGGITDEVAARELSVSVRTYRRYVAEIMALLGASSRFQAGVRAAELGLLPKGRKGSGQPPAGPAKDASGPQSPRSARRPDAPARPTARDARDAGGTTPRDGRSGTGSFL
- a CDS encoding ACP S-malonyltransferase, with amino-acid sequence MTPTPIGLIFPGQGTQRQGMGEPWRDTAAWSLAGEVSRHCGEDVEELLLRTPADVLRRTDLAQLSVFTVALMAHAEAARCGALEGAVACAGHSLGEYAALTAAGVLTLPDAVALVRDRGQAMLDAERLRPGTMGVLVGAGLPQAEALAAEVRAEGLDVWVANANAPGQTGLSGSEDGIARAADRAPGVGAKLIRLSVGGAFHSPFMAPAAERLARTLRDVRFAPGHLPVVANVDAQPYTGGGHWPDLAVRQMVSPVRWEESVRTLTGRLGCRRLVELGPGRVLTNLIRRIDPGVEVSAVDGPGALRDLAAA
- a CDS encoding alpha/beta fold hydrolase, which encodes MNPLKHTSRSDATWFRRHPPSAPTRTRLLCLPYAGGSASFFHSWGHAFGDDVEVLAARYPGRQERIAEPCLESMEEMADAVTAAVLPLLDKPLALFGHSMGASLAYEVAVRLERRHGFCPSLLLVSAQRPPHGQRPRTAHLDGEESVLAEVRRLGGTDAELLDDPDLRDLVMPALRADFAVVGRYAENGPRPAVPVRCPVVGYVGDRDPNVTVDEVAAWADVAPKGFDLKVLRGDHFYLVPRRDELVADVASRLR
- a CDS encoding acyl carrier protein, coding for MPAATREERLSVIQEIVCDILEIEEEEVTETSLFKEEHNADSLRAIEILAALEKEFGVVINQSELPRMVNLKGVYEVVSEPAGW
- a CDS encoding beta-ketoacyl-[acyl-carrier-protein] synthase family protein, whose protein sequence is MSAVHDAGPEATGRHRVVLTGLGVVSSIGLGVEEFLAGLKEGRSGARPITVFDTEGFAHANGCEVVEFEPLDWIRTLETEQLGRAAQFSAAAARMALEDAGLAAADLRGRRGLISIGTTDGESYDLDQLVEAELADGPGAFDATAARRIPAGRLSVAVAQELELADVEAVTVPTACAAGNYAIGYGFDAVRSGEADYAFCGGADAMCRKTFTGFYRLGTIAPEHCRPFDADRKGILTGEGAGVLVLERLESALERGATIYAEVLGYGLNCDAHHQVAPNRASVARCMELALDNAGVKPAEVDLISAHGTGTKANDITEAGAIREVFGTPPRTVSMKSMLGHSMGAASALGAIGCALAIANRFIPPTINHVTTDPECDVDCVPNRAVEADLRVVQNNGLAFGGNNAVVLLGRYDHEEEAC
- a CDS encoding beta-ketoacyl synthase N-terminal-like domain-containing protein; this translates as MLSRPITGMGAVASTGRGVGTLFENLCRGVTGRAELRGFDRTRFRAQHAYEVDDRPARGEDVPARATALLVEAIAQAAADAGLGEDLSGTPVLIGTGLRELRSLELWWRGDTDLDDTGLHFGTALRERFGADVTHTFSNACSASLYALALGSDLLAQEGDDAPDTVIVAGVDVLTESMYGLLERVHPTPPDRVRPFDRDRTGVLMGDGAAAVVLSRETGGRRAHALLRGVAVNCDAFHVTAPSPEGIAKAMRSAYDMAGVKPKDIDLVMLHGTGTLLNDEAEAAAMADALGDAASGPLMTAIKSMTGHTSGASGLMGLVVGVTALKEGRVPPTVGLQRPVEEAAGFRFVTGDAASASMNVAQFNAFGFGGINAVAIVEATP
- a CDS encoding beta-ketoacyl synthase N-terminal-like domain-containing protein, encoding MSVVVSGVSVLIPGADSAKALAAGPEPGAAPVEPAALVGRKGLRYKDRATQLGYCLTSAALADAGLLGEDGTVTSGDVGVVVSSNYGNLDTVARALDTLREHTVTATSPMDLPNASSNVIASSAAIRYGLRGPNLMVCNGATSGLDAVNWAATMITAGRADRVLVLGVEPDNEVVRRLLGGGHAVDGGAAVVLEDARAARARGARIRAVLGRYVRAAGVGAVLERLAASGVPEPAWWHLPDAAPGGVGAGLLPGVERTALPEGFGRASGALGLLQCATAVGMFDECGEGPVFAVCGTDADDASAGLVLLEPPAAEIR
- a CDS encoding alpha/beta hydrolase is translated as MPAPDGPGAEAVRRRTAGTGGPRLLLVHGLAANDSVWDRCVGLLPRAYEVWSARLPWSAEGVPDWGVDGDLVGPLAQVLAAVPGGPQIVVAHSMSADVLLDLVDRESRQGGDALARLGIRALVLVSPFYRRTVEEFDWETISHYLNDFHLIMEEGLRVHSGDRLPASLRAAMGERVRDRVGPYGWLRFFELYLRTPQLQTGRVTVPCLVLGGENDFAAPPGESVTLAAALPDARALVLPGCGHFPMIEEAERFASETVAFVNSLGTGAPQREPVPDTALEHRR